The Flavobacterium sp. 102 genomic interval TTGCTGTCCTGATATTGGATTCCGTCCAAAGAATACTCATAATTGCCTAACCCTGTAACAAATACTTCAATGGTGTTTTCATGGGCTGTCCAGTCTACAGTTTCTATAAAAGTTATGGTTGCCGGATTGGATAAGAATATAGTGAAATCTTTTCGGGAGTCGCAAGTAGGCGCTCCAACATGGTCTTCTGTTACCACAACCCAATAATTGCCAGGAACTGTTGCTGCAATGGCATTGCTAGTTTGTGTCGTTGACCATAAATAGCTGTCAAAACCGTGACCAGCTTGAATCAATACGTTTCTAAATTCGCATAAGGGATACGCATCTTCCATAGTGATTCTTGGGGAATCGATAAATGTAAATCGGAGTACTGCTACACTATGGCAACCATCTGATGAAGTTACTCTTACATACACAGTATTGTTCGCATTGCTTAAATTACAATTTGTAAAATTGGATATTAAATAGGAACTGTTTGCAGTATCTGCAGCTAATGCGGAGGCATAATAGGAAAAACTGAAATTAGCAGCATTCGCTATTATGTTTGAATTGTATAATGATAAATCAACGTTTTCGGAGCCATCATTTAACGCATCACAAAGCGTTGTCTGATAATCATTGGTTGCCGGGAGAAGTAGATAATAAGTGTTGATATATGCATTTTGCGTATACGATTCACAGTTTGCGCCTTTTCTGACCACAATCTGATAATTGGTGCCTCCGTTCAGATTAGAAAGGACAGGATTGGTTGTCCAGGTTGTACCACCATCAAAACTATAAAAATCACCTGGAGTGGTAATGGTCAACGTGGCATACGTTCCACAACCGGCATCATCAATATCATATTCAGGATAGCTGTTTTCAAGGTCATTTAAATAAACATAGGTATTTGGAGATGTACATCCTTGAGCATTTTTGATTTTTATCAGGTAACTACCACTTGTTAAATTACTCAAAGTATTAGAAGTCTGCCATGTATTTCCGCCGTCAAAACTATAAGAAACAGCAGGAGTAGTAATTATTATACTGCCCAAATTACCACAAAATGGATTGTCTTTGATGTAAAGTGGTGGATCTAAAAATTCACTATTCAAATGCACACTATTAAAATTTGAGATACAGCCAAAAGCATCTTTTGTCCGGATTAAATAGATGCCAGAAGGTAAATTATTGGCAGTATTGTTAGTAGTCCAGGTTACACCATCATCAAAACTATATTCGGTTGCAGTAGAAGTTATCGTAATGCTTCCAAGGTCACCGCAACTGATCGGGTCTACAGATGTAAAATTGGGGAATGAAGATAAAAAAGCAACAATGTTTACACTTGAATTGTAGGAAGTACAACCAGCAGCCGTTCTGACCCTAACGCTGTAAGTTCCATAAGGCAGGTTACTCATGGTTGAATTAGTTCCCCAAGTTACACCGCCGTCAAAACTATATTCTGATGCTGGCGAAGTGACCTGAATCGAACCTGTACTGCTGGAACATGTTGGTTGTGTAACTGTCAGAGAAGGTAACGGAGCGACACTATTAGGCAATATCGTGACGCTTCCGTTTGATGCGCAGCCATCACTATCCGTTACCGTAACGGAATAAGTGGCATTGGCCGTAACCGAAATGCTTTGTGTTGTTTCTAAGCTGCCACTCCATAAATAACTGACGCCTGGTGATGCTGTTAGTACAGTACTGCCACTGCAAACGTTTAAAATTCCACTAATTGTAGCTGTTGGGTTTTTGACAAGCAATGAAATAGGAATGATTTTATAGCAGGTTGGATTTAAAGTAACTCTAACGTATACAGTTCCGGTCGGACTTTCGTAATTGACAAAAGCGGTGATTGGATTAGTATTATTTGTTGCATTCGTAAGTGAATTATAATAACTAAATGTTAATCCGGGTTGTGGAGCGGTTATTATAGTATTAACATTGGATAAATTAAAAAACTCACTTCCATTATGATTGGTATCACAGAGTGTTAAGGTTGCTGTCTGGAGAGGCAATGGGCAATTAGTACAATTTAAAAACCAAATATCCCATCCTGCATTTGCATCATTATCTGTTACAGAAGCAA includes:
- a CDS encoding T9SS type B sorting domain-containing protein; the encoded protein is MRNFTTLFCLLLFATVFGQNNDSTNAYLAIQKNRKLEDRHGRRITDSIQRKAFFDKAKSNIEFNNKRSLRSVLAQTAVPLCTNGTFEEFETVAGTNYLKNFEYTFGDPLNPMQCQNIYGQANTKIAQYNPTDTDLMASTVPSNFIDEFIGNINAFDQYTLKINYKESTPTLGLIQAKRFKTNNESTLKFNYKAVLQSIIESDHDNEQPFFKARVISNTGAVVSEFCLIGNPNDCTFTQAPYLEGNSIILYNPNWQSGILDISGIPNNQEFTIEFIASRCGLNGHFGYAYVDDICLLHSNESLQGSIELDPLYKICPTLPLSICGSFNLPNSGGLNAIVSSVTLNVRDENNNVVYSSQTPTTLDLITKRFCFELTAANLPNITTGSYNVGVSMNFSIVQTNCVGTTFASVTDNDANAGWDIWFLNCTNCPLPLQTATLTLCDTNHNGSEFFNLSNVNTIITAPQPGLTFSYYNSLTNATNNTNPITAFVNYESPTGTVYVRVTLNPTCYKIIPISLLVKNPTATISGILNVCSGSTVLTASPGVSYLWSGSLETTQSISVTANATYSVTVTDSDGCASNGSVTILPNSVAPLPSLTVTQPTCSSSTGSIQVTSPASEYSFDGGVTWGTNSTMSNLPYGTYSVRVRTAAGCTSYNSSVNIVAFLSSFPNFTSVDPISCGDLGSITITSTATEYSFDDGVTWTTNNTANNLPSGIYLIRTKDAFGCISNFNSVHLNSEFLDPPLYIKDNPFCGNLGSIIITTPAVSYSFDGGNTWQTSNTLSNLTSGSYLIKIKNAQGCTSPNTYVYLNDLENSYPEYDIDDAGCGTYATLTITTPGDFYSFDGGTTWTTNPVLSNLNGGTNYQIVVRKGANCESYTQNAYINTYYLLLPATNDYQTTLCDALNDGSENVDLSLYNSNIIANAANFSFSYYASALAADTANSSYLISNFTNCNLSNANNTVYVRVTSSDGCHSVAVLRFTFIDSPRITMEDAYPLCEFRNVLIQAGHGFDSYLWSTTQTSNAIAATVPGNYWVVVTEDHVGAPTCDSRKDFTIFLSNPATITFIETVDWTAHENTIEVFVTGLGNYEYSLDGIQYQDSNIFENLYPGIYQVFVKDKNGCGIVDEEALLLNYPQFFTPNGDGYNDTWYIKFSQFEQKFDVKIFDRYGKLLKVMDSLDAWDGTYNGRLMPSDDYWFYVTRADGKIHKGHFAMKR